From Pseudomonas sp. StFLB209, a single genomic window includes:
- a CDS encoding DUF6124 family protein, translating to MDKLIPDPPDTPSTLTHLECRVAHAVELLRCATATAFETADALQGPARHLAMASMHLITQAHLTLDQVLDQWPVQAEEQLPA from the coding sequence ATGGATAAATTGATTCCCGATCCACCTGATACCCCCTCAACCCTGACCCACCTCGAATGCCGCGTGGCCCATGCGGTCGAGCTGTTGCGTTGCGCCACCGCCACCGCCTTCGAGACCGCCGATGCCTTGCAAGGCCCGGCGCGCCATCTGGCCATGGCCTCGATGCACCTGATTACCCAGGCGCATCTGACTCTGGACCAGGTGCTCGATCAATGGCCGGTGCAGGCCGAGGAGCAACTGCCGGCCTGA
- a CDS encoding PDR/VanB family oxidoreductase: MIDVMVISRRDEALGICSFELARADRSPLPAFSAGAHIEVQVPGESGLLRQYSLCNHPAEQHRYLIGVLDDPASRGGSRAMHQLLRAGMALRISEPRNLFPLAEHARRSLLFAGGIGITPILCMAEQLASSGADFELHYCVRARDRAAFVERLHASSFADRVFLHSDQEPATALDALSVLAGPQPDVHLYVCGPGGFMQHVLDSARQQGWQEANLHREYFAAAPVDTSADGSFCVRIASSGQEFEIPADQTVVQVLERHGVEIAVSCEQGVCGTCLTGVLDGVPEHRDLYLTEEEQALNNQFTPCCSRAKTAMLVLDL, translated from the coding sequence ATGATCGACGTTATGGTGATTTCCCGCCGCGACGAAGCGCTGGGCATCTGCAGCTTCGAGCTGGCCCGTGCCGACCGCAGCCCCTTGCCGGCCTTCAGCGCCGGGGCGCACATCGAGGTGCAGGTGCCCGGCGAATCCGGGCTGCTGCGCCAGTACTCGCTGTGCAACCACCCCGCCGAGCAGCATCGCTACCTTATTGGTGTACTCGATGACCCGGCCTCGCGAGGCGGCTCAAGGGCCATGCACCAGTTGCTGCGCGCCGGCATGGCGCTGCGCATCAGCGAGCCGCGCAACCTGTTCCCGCTGGCCGAACATGCCCGGCGCAGCCTGCTGTTTGCCGGTGGCATCGGTATCACGCCGATTCTGTGCATGGCCGAACAACTGGCGAGCAGCGGGGCCGACTTTGAACTGCACTACTGCGTGCGCGCCCGTGATCGCGCCGCGTTTGTCGAGCGCCTGCACGCTTCAAGTTTCGCTGACCGGGTGTTTCTACATAGCGATCAAGAGCCGGCTACCGCGCTCGATGCCCTGAGTGTGCTGGCCGGGCCGCAGCCCGATGTGCATCTGTACGTGTGCGGGCCGGGTGGGTTCATGCAGCACGTACTCGACAGCGCCCGCCAGCAGGGCTGGCAGGAGGCCAACCTGCACCGCGAATACTTCGCCGCCGCACCGGTGGACACCAGTGCCGACGGCAGCTTTTGCGTCAGGATCGCCAGCAGCGGTCAGGAGTTCGAGATCCCGGCGGACCAGACGGTGGTCCAGGTGCTGGAGCGTCATGGTGTCGAGATTGCGGTGTCGTGCGAACAAGGCGTGTGCGGCACCTGCCTGACCGGCGTGCTCGACGGTGTGCCGGAGCATCGCGACCTGTACCTCACCGAAGAAGAACAGGCGCTGAACAACCAGTTCACGCCCTGCTGCTCGCGTGCCAAGACTGCGATGCTGGTGCTGGATTTGTAA
- a CDS encoding aromatic ring-hydroxylating oxygenase subunit alpha, producing the protein MYPMNAWYVACTPDEIADKPLGRQICGEKMVFYRGLDNQVVAVEDFCPHRGAPLSLGYVENGQLVCGYHGLVMGADGKTAAMPGQRVRGFPCNKTFAAVERYGFIWVWPGDQTQADAGLIPHLEWAVSDQWAYGGGLFHIGCDYRLMIDNLMDLTHETYVHASSIGQKEIDEAAPVTQVQGDEVITARHMENIMAPPFWRMALRGNNLADDVPVDRWQICRFTPPSHVLIEVGVAHAGNGGYHADAQFKASSIVVDFITPESDTSIWYFWGMARNFNPQDQALTDTIREGQGKIFSEDLEMLERQQQNLLKYPTRNLLKLNIDAGGVQSRKILERIIAQEQSAAPALIATAQ; encoded by the coding sequence ATGTACCCCATGAACGCCTGGTATGTTGCTTGCACCCCTGACGAAATCGCCGACAAGCCGCTGGGTCGGCAGATCTGTGGCGAGAAGATGGTGTTTTATCGCGGCCTGGACAACCAGGTGGTGGCGGTCGAGGATTTTTGTCCGCATCGCGGTGCCCCGCTGTCGCTGGGTTACGTGGAGAACGGCCAGTTGGTCTGTGGCTATCACGGCCTGGTGATGGGCGCCGATGGCAAGACGGCTGCGATGCCAGGCCAGCGGGTGCGCGGCTTTCCTTGCAACAAGACTTTCGCGGCTGTGGAGCGCTACGGGTTTATCTGGGTCTGGCCCGGTGATCAGACGCAGGCCGATGCAGGGCTGATTCCTCACCTGGAATGGGCGGTCAGTGACCAGTGGGCTTATGGCGGCGGGTTGTTTCATATCGGCTGCGATTACCGGCTGATGATCGACAACCTGATGGACCTGACCCACGAAACCTACGTGCACGCCTCCAGCATTGGCCAGAAAGAAATTGATGAAGCCGCGCCGGTCACTCAGGTGCAGGGTGATGAAGTGATCACCGCCCGGCACATGGAAAACATCATGGCCCCGCCGTTCTGGCGCATGGCCCTGCGCGGTAACAACCTGGCCGACGATGTGCCGGTGGACCGCTGGCAGATCTGCCGCTTCACCCCGCCCAGCCATGTGCTGATCGAGGTGGGCGTGGCCCATGCCGGTAACGGCGGTTATCACGCCGACGCGCAGTTCAAGGCATCCAGCATTGTGGTGGACTTCATCACCCCCGAGAGCGATACCTCGATCTGGTACTTCTGGGGCATGGCACGCAACTTCAATCCGCAGGATCAGGCGCTGACCGACACGATCCGCGAAGGCCAGGGCAAGATTTTCAGCGAAGACCTGGAGATGCTCGAACGCCAGCAACAGAACCTGCTCAAGTACCCGACGCGCAACCTGCTCAAGCTCAATATCGACGCCGGTGGTGTGCAGTCGCGCAAGATTCTGGAGCGCATTATCGCTCAGGAACAAAGCGCTGCCCCGGCCTTGATCGCCACTGCCCAATAA